A genome region from Thermomonospora amylolytica includes the following:
- a CDS encoding sacsin N-terminal ATP-binding-like domain-containing protein — protein MAEDPYGAAAIRRRVLAAWTQSPARFREDANTEEDHALGGYRDRVVIELAQNAADAALRAGVPGRLRLRLADGVLTAANTGAPLDAAGVEALSTLRASAKRDQPGAAGRFGVGFAAVVSVSDEPAVLPADGSPGVCWSASRTRELVAAIPELADELVRRGGHVPVLRLPFGARAEETEPGFDTVVRLPLRDADAQALVRRQLAEVGPALMLALPGLEVVQVDLDGEVRTITADHRPDGTVLIGGTRWRTVTAEGTLGPALLADRPTEERARPTWRVRWAVPAEAPALGAPGLPEDVPAVLHAPTPSDERLEIPALLIATFPLAPDRRHVAPGPLTDFLVERAADAYVDLLRALPPTPRLLSLVPRGLPGGALDARLRRAVEERLPEAPLLPLDADEPIRGRGRDMVAVDGGPRLLDLLAEVLPGLLPAGWPADHPALATLGVRRLHLADVIDMLAALDREPAWWRRLYEALSDGAPDPDALGALPVPLADGRTVRGPRGLLVAGEGLDPRALEPLGLRFVHPEAAHPLLLRLGAVEAGPREVLADPAVRAAVEGSLDAEDPEPVAEAVLGLVAAAMLAPGDEPWLAELALTGEDGDLYPAGELLLPGSPLRDIVAPDAPFGVVAPELVERWGEDVLEAAGALRGFALVREHDVNLEAEADDPSLDLDDEERWAEDVLARLGPQELPPLVPELLAVRDLELVDDWDAALRLLAEPPLRQAVVDPAHVVLADGRRARVPSYTAWWLRRHPVLGGRRPADLRTADAVELAGLYDVAPEGLDPVLARALGVRRSAAELLAEPGGPAELLDRLADPAREVSRSLLRRLWTALADRVAAGDDPPDPPERVRALVGGVPEVVPAEDALVLDTPAVLPLVGDQPLVITAYDRAVALAEALDLALAGEEVAGTVESTGTPRPVPRAALEVVPDAPQEYLAHEALVVDGQKVSWWYDEETGDVHAGDPAGLARGLAWAAGRWSDRLLLEAVLRDPGSAATALAERDLEP, from the coding sequence ATGGCCGAGGATCCCTACGGCGCGGCGGCGATCCGGCGGCGGGTGCTGGCGGCCTGGACGCAGTCCCCGGCCCGGTTCCGGGAGGACGCCAACACCGAGGAGGACCACGCCCTCGGCGGCTACCGCGACCGGGTGGTCATCGAGCTGGCGCAGAACGCCGCCGACGCGGCGCTGCGCGCGGGCGTGCCCGGCCGGCTGCGGCTGCGGCTGGCCGACGGGGTGCTGACCGCCGCCAACACCGGGGCGCCGCTGGACGCCGCCGGGGTGGAGGCGCTGTCCACGCTGCGCGCGTCGGCCAAGCGCGACCAGCCCGGCGCGGCCGGCCGGTTCGGCGTCGGGTTCGCCGCGGTGGTGTCGGTCAGCGACGAGCCCGCCGTGCTGCCCGCCGACGGGTCGCCGGGGGTGTGCTGGTCGGCCTCCCGCACCCGGGAGCTGGTCGCCGCGATCCCGGAGCTGGCCGACGAGCTGGTGCGCCGGGGCGGGCACGTGCCGGTGCTGCGGCTGCCGTTCGGCGCCCGGGCCGAGGAGACCGAGCCGGGGTTCGACACGGTGGTGCGGCTGCCGCTGCGCGACGCCGACGCGCAGGCGCTGGTCCGGCGGCAGCTCGCCGAGGTCGGCCCGGCGCTGATGCTGGCGCTGCCCGGCCTGGAGGTCGTGCAGGTCGACCTCGACGGCGAGGTCCGCACGATCACCGCCGACCACCGGCCGGACGGCACCGTGCTGATCGGCGGGACCCGCTGGCGCACCGTCACCGCCGAGGGCACCCTCGGCCCGGCGCTGCTGGCCGACCGGCCCACCGAGGAACGCGCCCGGCCGACCTGGCGGGTCCGCTGGGCGGTGCCCGCCGAGGCCCCCGCGCTGGGGGCGCCGGGCCTGCCGGAGGACGTTCCGGCGGTGCTGCACGCCCCGACCCCCAGCGACGAGCGGCTGGAGATCCCGGCGCTGCTGATCGCGACGTTCCCGCTGGCCCCCGACCGGCGGCACGTCGCGCCGGGGCCGCTGACCGACTTCCTGGTCGAGCGGGCCGCCGACGCCTACGTGGACCTGCTGCGCGCGCTGCCGCCGACCCCGCGGCTGCTGTCGCTGGTCCCGCGCGGGCTGCCGGGCGGCGCGCTGGACGCGCGGCTGCGCCGGGCGGTCGAGGAACGGCTGCCCGAGGCCCCGCTGCTGCCGCTCGACGCCGACGAGCCGATCCGGGGCAGGGGCCGCGACATGGTCGCCGTGGACGGCGGCCCGCGGTTGCTGGACCTGCTCGCCGAGGTGCTGCCGGGCCTGCTGCCCGCCGGGTGGCCCGCCGACCATCCGGCGCTGGCGACGCTGGGCGTGCGGCGGCTGCACCTGGCCGACGTGATCGACATGCTGGCCGCCCTGGACCGGGAGCCGGCCTGGTGGCGGCGGCTGTACGAGGCGCTGTCGGACGGCGCGCCCGACCCGGACGCGCTGGGCGCGCTGCCGGTGCCGCTGGCCGACGGGCGCACCGTGCGTGGCCCGCGCGGGCTGCTGGTCGCGGGGGAGGGGCTGGACCCGCGGGCGCTGGAGCCGCTGGGGCTGCGGTTCGTTCATCCGGAGGCGGCGCACCCGCTGCTGCTGCGGCTGGGCGCGGTGGAGGCCGGGCCGCGCGAGGTGCTGGCCGACCCGGCGGTGCGGGCGGCGGTCGAGGGCTCGCTGGACGCCGAGGACCCCGAACCGGTCGCCGAGGCCGTGCTGGGCCTGGTCGCCGCCGCGATGCTCGCCCCCGGCGACGAGCCCTGGCTGGCGGAGCTGGCGCTGACCGGCGAGGACGGCGACCTCTACCCGGCCGGGGAACTGCTGCTGCCCGGCAGCCCGCTGCGCGACATCGTCGCCCCCGACGCCCCGTTCGGCGTGGTCGCCCCCGAGCTGGTGGAACGCTGGGGCGAGGACGTGCTGGAGGCCGCCGGGGCGCTGCGCGGCTTCGCGCTGGTCCGCGAGCACGACGTCAACCTGGAGGCCGAGGCCGACGACCCGTCGCTGGACCTGGACGACGAGGAACGCTGGGCCGAGGACGTGCTGGCCCGCCTGGGCCCGCAGGAGCTGCCGCCGCTGGTGCCGGAACTGCTGGCGGTCCGCGACCTGGAGCTGGTCGACGACTGGGACGCGGCGCTGCGGCTGCTGGCCGAGCCGCCGCTGCGCCAGGCCGTGGTCGATCCGGCGCACGTGGTGCTGGCGGACGGCCGCCGGGCGCGGGTGCCGTCGTACACCGCCTGGTGGCTGCGGCGGCACCCGGTGCTGGGCGGCCGCCGCCCCGCCGACCTGCGCACCGCCGACGCCGTCGAGCTGGCCGGGCTGTACGACGTGGCCCCCGAGGGGCTGGACCCGGTGCTGGCGCGGGCGCTGGGGGTCCGCCGGTCGGCGGCCGAACTGCTGGCCGAGCCGGGCGGCCCGGCCGAACTGCTGGACCGGCTCGCCGACCCCGCCCGCGAGGTGTCCCGTTCGCTGCTGCGCCGGCTGTGGACGGCGCTGGCCGACCGCGTGGCCGCCGGCGACGATCCGCCCGATCCGCCCGAACGGGTCCGCGCCCTGGTCGGCGGGGTGCCGGAGGTCGTTCCGGCCGAGGACGCCCTCGTGCTCGACACGCCCGCCGTGCTGCCGCTGGTCGGCGACCAGCCGCTGGTGATCACCGCCTACGACCGCGCCGTCGCCCTGGCCGAGGCCCTGGACCTGGCGCTGGCGGGCGAGGAGGTCGCCGGGACCGTGGAGTCCACCGGCACGCCGCGTCCCGTCCCGCGGGCCGCCCTGGAGGTCGTGCCGGACGCCCCGCAGGAGTACCTGGCCCACGAGGCCCTGGTCGTCGACGGGCAGAAGGTGTCCTGGTGGTACGACGAGGAGACCGGCGACGTCCACGCCGGCGACCCCGCCGGTCTGGCCCGTGGCCTGGCCTGGGCCGCCGGCCGCTGGTCCGACCGGCTGCTGCTGGAGGCGGTGCTGCGCGACCCGGGGTCGGCGGCGACCGCCCTGGCCGAACGCGATCTGGAGCCCTGA
- a CDS encoding DUF2530 domain-containing protein gives MRSPRRPDPPPLQTNDRLIAAAGTAAWAVALAVLLVVGLPEDARWWLWVCVCGIVSGLFGYWYLPRLHRARAAQARRGAPLTAPAGQPPVAPVGEPPVARPEPGDLREHSATATPEDP, from the coding sequence ATGAGGAGCCCACGGCGCCCGGATCCCCCGCCGCTGCAGACCAACGACCGGCTGATCGCGGCGGCCGGCACCGCCGCGTGGGCGGTCGCGCTGGCGGTGCTGCTGGTCGTCGGCCTCCCCGAGGACGCCCGCTGGTGGCTGTGGGTGTGCGTCTGCGGCATCGTCAGCGGCCTCTTCGGCTACTGGTACCTGCCCCGCCTGCACCGCGCCCGCGCCGCCCAGGCCCGGCGCGGCGCCCCCCTCACCGCCCCCGCCGGGCAACCCCCCGTCGCCCCCGTGGGGGAGCCTCCCGTCGCCCGTCCCGAACCCGGCGACCTCCGCGAACACTCCGCCACCGCCACCCCCGAGGACCCCTGA
- a CDS encoding MarR family winged helix-turn-helix transcriptional regulator: MSEPQHPRHAPPPRPALAEELRIAVARLSRRLRSVSAAAGPAGPDEAPRPTLSQFSVLAVLDRHHAMTPRELADHEKVQPPSMTRVIAALEEQDLVARTPHPTDGRQVVLRLTERGAALLSEERRRKEAWLSQRLRELSPEERAILRRAAPILDKLSKS; encoded by the coding sequence ATGAGCGAGCCACAGCACCCGCGCCACGCGCCGCCGCCCCGGCCGGCGCTGGCCGAAGAACTGCGCATCGCCGTCGCACGGCTGTCGCGCAGACTGCGGTCGGTGAGCGCCGCCGCCGGGCCGGCCGGCCCGGACGAGGCGCCCCGGCCGACCTTGTCCCAGTTCAGCGTGCTGGCGGTACTGGACCGGCACCACGCGATGACCCCGCGGGAGCTGGCCGACCACGAGAAGGTGCAGCCGCCCTCGATGACCCGGGTCATCGCCGCCCTGGAGGAACAGGACCTGGTGGCGCGCACCCCGCATCCGACCGACGGGCGCCAGGTGGTGCTGCGGCTGACGGAACGGGGAGCGGCGCTGCTGTCCGAGGAGCGCCGCCGCAAGGAGGCGTGGCTGTCGCAACGCCTGCGGGAACTGTCCCCGGAGGAACGGGCGATCCTGCGCAGGGCGGCACCGATCCTGGACAAGCTGAGCAAGTCCTGA
- a CDS encoding MFS transporter — MRNFRLFAAGQVVSNTGTWMQRVAQDWLVLELTHGSGTALGITTGLQFLPLLLFGLWGGVLADRYPKRRLLTITATAMGLLALVLGVLAMTGAARVWHVYALAFGLGLATVVDNPARQSFVIEMVGRRDLANAIALNSASFNGARVLGPAVAGLLIAGVGTGPVFLINALSYVAVVAGLRAIRPAELHVAERVPRERGQLREGLRYVRGRRDILLVLALVGFVATFGMNFQTTTALVTREVFGVGASSFGLASTMLAVGALTGALLAARRARPRLRLLLGAALAFGVLEIASGLAPTYWAFLALLVPTGIALMTFTTAANATVQLSVPEVMRGRVMGLYMFVFLGTNPFGAPLVGWMGEQFGPRLSIVGGGLVTVLAAIAVTVLAAPPGALRRRVRRVRPGMG, encoded by the coding sequence GTGCGCAACTTCCGGCTGTTCGCGGCCGGCCAGGTCGTCTCCAACACCGGCACCTGGATGCAGCGGGTGGCGCAGGACTGGCTGGTCCTGGAGCTCACCCACGGCTCGGGGACCGCGCTCGGCATCACCACCGGGCTGCAGTTCCTGCCGCTGCTGCTGTTCGGCCTGTGGGGCGGCGTGCTGGCCGACCGGTACCCCAAGCGGCGCCTGCTGACGATCACCGCGACCGCGATGGGCCTGCTGGCCCTCGTGCTCGGCGTGCTGGCGATGACCGGCGCCGCCCGGGTCTGGCACGTGTACGCGCTGGCCTTCGGGCTCGGCCTGGCGACCGTCGTGGACAATCCGGCCCGCCAGTCGTTCGTCATCGAGATGGTCGGCCGGCGGGACCTGGCCAACGCCATCGCGCTCAACAGCGCCAGCTTCAACGGCGCCCGCGTGCTCGGCCCGGCCGTCGCCGGGCTGCTGATCGCCGGGGTCGGCACCGGCCCGGTGTTCCTGATCAACGCGCTCTCCTACGTGGCGGTGGTGGCCGGCCTGCGGGCGATCCGGCCCGCCGAACTGCACGTCGCCGAACGGGTCCCCAGGGAGAGGGGGCAGCTGCGCGAGGGCCTGCGCTACGTCCGCGGCCGCCGCGACATCCTGCTGGTCCTGGCGCTGGTGGGGTTCGTGGCCACGTTCGGGATGAACTTCCAGACGACCACCGCCCTGGTGACCCGCGAGGTCTTCGGGGTCGGCGCCTCCTCGTTCGGGCTGGCCTCGACCATGCTCGCGGTCGGCGCGCTGACCGGCGCGCTGCTGGCGGCCCGGCGGGCCCGCCCCCGGCTGCGGCTGCTGCTGGGCGCGGCGCTGGCGTTCGGCGTGCTGGAGATCGCCTCCGGGCTGGCCCCGACGTACTGGGCGTTCCTGGCCCTGCTGGTGCCCACCGGGATCGCGCTGATGACGTTCACCACCGCCGCCAACGCCACCGTGCAGCTGAGCGTCCCGGAGGTCATGCGCGGCCGGGTGATGGGCCTGTACATGTTCGTCTTCCTGGGAACCAACCCGTTCGGCGCCCCGTTGGTGGGGTGGATGGGCGAGCAGTTCGGTCCCCGGCTGAGCATCGTCGGAGGCGGCCTGGTCACGGTGCTGGCCGCGATCGCGGTCACCGTCCTGGCGGCGCCCCCCGGGGCGCTGCGGCGGCGGGTCCGGCGGGTTCGCCCCGGAATGGGATGA
- a CDS encoding TerD family protein, which translates to MSVSLQKGQRISLEKPGGQQLSMVRMGLGWDAVKKRGFFGSREREIDLDASCLLFADGRLADVIYFGKLTSDDGSVRHTGDNLTGAGDGDDESVIVDLTRLPVHVSSLVFTVSSFNGQTFNEVENAFCRLVDESTGAEMARYTLTGGGAHTGMVMAKLYRHSGGWKMNAIGEPAQGRTFQDMLPAIAAHA; encoded by the coding sequence GTGTCGGTGTCATTGCAGAAGGGCCAGCGGATCTCGCTGGAGAAGCCCGGCGGGCAGCAGCTGAGCATGGTGCGCATGGGGCTGGGTTGGGACGCGGTCAAGAAGCGGGGGTTCTTCGGGTCGCGTGAGCGCGAGATCGACCTGGACGCCTCCTGCCTGCTGTTCGCCGACGGCCGGCTCGCGGACGTGATCTACTTCGGCAAGCTGACCAGCGACGACGGCTCGGTCCGGCACACCGGCGACAACCTCACCGGGGCCGGCGACGGCGACGACGAGTCGGTGATCGTGGACCTGACCCGGCTGCCGGTGCACGTCAGCTCGCTGGTGTTCACCGTCTCCTCGTTCAACGGCCAGACCTTCAACGAGGTCGAGAACGCGTTCTGCCGGCTGGTCGACGAGAGCACCGGCGCGGAGATGGCCCGCTACACCCTCACCGGCGGCGGCGCGCACACCGGCATGGTGATGGCCAAGCTCTACCGGCACTCGGGCGGCTGGAAGATGAACGCCATCGGCGAGCCCGCCCAGGGCCGCACGTTCCAGGACATGCTGCCGGCCATCGCCGCCCACGCCTGA